One region of Pseudomonas glycinae genomic DNA includes:
- a CDS encoding catalase family peroxidase: MVDRSSSPGGPQRPPLSAPSLVLRLGGIAVVVAGLAGAFAYVHGSFDPQRLTPKALVDVLEKNNGVHPGFRRNHAKGVCVIGHFESSGEARPYSVAQVFNEPRTPVVGRFALPAGSPYAPDSAVPIRSLALRFTQANGQQWRTGMNSMPVFPVGTPEAFYQLQQAQSPDPATGKPDPTKVPAFFAAHPEAVPFLTWIKTAKASASYATETYNSVNAFYLVDASGKKQAVRWSMTPLAQDAAGATAPEGSDFLEKDLVQRLAEGPLRFQLNITLANADDPVNDASKTWPAGRKVLNAGTLVLEKTQPQLSGECRDINYDPLVLPAGIQGSDDPLLAARSAGYADSYLRRTSEVSQLRTGKKEARP; this comes from the coding sequence ATGGTTGATCGCAGTTCATCGCCCGGCGGGCCACAACGCCCGCCACTGAGTGCCCCGAGCCTGGTATTGCGACTTGGCGGAATCGCCGTGGTGGTCGCCGGCCTGGCCGGGGCATTTGCCTACGTTCATGGTTCATTTGACCCACAACGCCTGACGCCAAAAGCGTTGGTCGATGTGCTGGAAAAGAACAACGGCGTGCATCCCGGCTTTCGCCGCAATCACGCCAAAGGTGTGTGCGTGATCGGACATTTCGAGAGCAGCGGCGAGGCTCGTCCGTATTCTGTCGCGCAAGTGTTCAATGAGCCGCGCACCCCAGTGGTCGGGCGCTTTGCGTTGCCAGCCGGCAGTCCGTATGCGCCGGACAGCGCCGTACCGATCCGCAGTCTGGCGCTGCGTTTCACTCAGGCCAACGGCCAGCAGTGGCGCACCGGGATGAACAGCATGCCGGTGTTCCCGGTCGGCACGCCCGAGGCGTTCTATCAGTTGCAGCAGGCGCAATCGCCGGATCCCGCCACCGGTAAACCGGACCCGACCAAGGTGCCGGCATTTTTTGCTGCACACCCGGAAGCCGTGCCGTTTCTGACCTGGATTAAAACCGCCAAAGCTTCGGCCAGTTACGCGACGGAAACCTACAACAGCGTCAACGCGTTCTATCTGGTGGATGCCAGTGGCAAGAAGCAAGCGGTGCGCTGGAGCATGACGCCTCTGGCTCAGGACGCCGCCGGTGCGACTGCGCCTGAAGGCAGTGATTTTCTCGAAAAAGACCTGGTGCAACGCCTGGCCGAAGGGCCGCTGCGCTTTCAGTTGAACATCACCTTGGCCAACGCCGACGATCCGGTGAACGATGCGAGCAAGACCTGGCCTGCCGGTCGCAAGGTGTTGAACGCCGGCACCCTGGTACTGGAAAAGACCCAGCCCCAGCTCAGCGGCGAATGCCGTGACATCAACTACGATCCGCTGGTGCTGCCGGCCGGTATTCAGGGTTCCGACGATCCGTTGCTGGCCGCACGCTCGGCCGGTTATGCCGATTCCTACCTGCGTCGCACCAGCGAAGTCAGCCAACTGCGCACCGGCAAAAAGGAGGCTCGCCCATGA
- a CDS encoding amino acid adenylation domain-containing protein, producing the protein MHAIVMNPPAPSAGPDAWRTFGCGPVAEPEFSLIHRAIEAQAATHPQQVAARFEGQSLTYGELNRQANRLARLLSSHGVAPGDHVALFVERSIPMLVGMLATLKLGAAYIPQHVGITPTTQLSHIMSVASTQVVLTLSTLAHGIPLTAGQHCIHLDTFIDSPGSAVDDVNVGEDISSPDALCFVLFTSGTTGQPNGVRVTQRNVCNILLTGPGNLGMGPGMNVGQILNIAFDMAAWEILGCLAHGATLLIRGKDIAETAEQCDVLIATPSILATLDPARCSQVKVVALAGEPCPQPLADRWASFCDFYNACGPTETTIVNTMQHYRGVGPLTIGKPTPNNTVYVLDEAGQLCGPGEQGEMWAGGDCVTAGYLGNPALTAERYRLDPFLGQGRMMFRTRDLGRWTADGELEHLGRVDDQVKVRGFRVELDSVSAALESAPGCERAVTLKFDNRHLVAFVYPASTDTDEARRRCEERLAYYCVPSMILPVDDIPLTSRGKVDKRLLLERAQAYQAQLVATSREAGQ; encoded by the coding sequence ATGCACGCAATCGTAATGAATCCCCCCGCACCAAGTGCCGGCCCTGACGCCTGGCGGACATTCGGCTGCGGCCCGGTGGCCGAGCCTGAGTTCTCGTTGATCCACCGTGCGATCGAGGCGCAGGCAGCGACTCACCCGCAGCAGGTGGCCGCACGTTTTGAGGGACAGAGCCTGACGTACGGCGAGTTGAATCGCCAGGCCAACCGGTTGGCCAGATTGTTGTCGAGCCATGGCGTAGCACCGGGTGATCACGTGGCGCTGTTTGTCGAACGCTCGATCCCTATGCTGGTGGGCATGCTTGCGACCTTGAAGCTGGGGGCCGCTTATATTCCGCAGCATGTCGGCATTACTCCGACCACGCAGTTGAGCCACATTATGTCGGTTGCTTCGACGCAGGTGGTGTTGACGCTTTCAACGCTGGCCCATGGGATTCCCCTGACGGCCGGGCAGCATTGCATTCATCTGGATACGTTCATCGACTCGCCGGGCTCGGCTGTCGATGACGTCAATGTGGGAGAGGATATTTCGTCACCGGATGCCTTGTGTTTTGTGTTGTTTACGTCCGGTACGACCGGACAGCCCAACGGTGTCAGGGTGACCCAACGCAATGTCTGCAACATTCTGCTGACCGGCCCCGGCAATCTCGGCATGGGGCCGGGCATGAACGTCGGGCAGATCCTCAATATCGCCTTTGACATGGCCGCCTGGGAAATCCTCGGCTGTCTGGCCCATGGTGCGACGCTGCTGATCCGGGGCAAGGACATTGCCGAGACCGCCGAGCAGTGTGACGTGCTGATCGCGACGCCATCGATTCTCGCCACGCTGGATCCGGCGCGCTGCAGCCAGGTGAAAGTGGTGGCGCTGGCCGGCGAACCGTGTCCGCAGCCCCTGGCCGATCGCTGGGCGTCCTTTTGCGATTTCTACAATGCTTGCGGCCCTACAGAAACCACCATCGTCAATACCATGCAGCATTACCGAGGCGTGGGGCCGTTGACGATCGGCAAGCCAACGCCCAACAACACCGTGTACGTGCTGGATGAAGCGGGCCAACTGTGCGGGCCGGGTGAACAGGGCGAAATGTGGGCCGGTGGCGATTGTGTGACGGCCGGGTATCTGGGCAATCCTGCGCTGACTGCCGAACGTTATCGACTCGACCCGTTTCTGGGGCAGGGTCGCATGATGTTTCGCACCCGTGATCTGGGACGCTGGACCGCTGACGGCGAACTGGAGCACCTGGGCCGGGTGGACGATCAGGTGAAAGTCCGGGGCTTTCGCGTTGAACTGGACTCGGTATCGGCGGCGCTGGAGTCTGCACCGGGCTGCGAGCGCGCGGTGACCTTGAAGTTCGATAACCGTCATCTGGTGGCATTCGTCTATCCCGCTTCTACGGATACCGACGAGGCGCGACGCCGTTGCGAGGAGCGTCTGGCCTATTACTGCGTGCCTTCGATGATTCTGCCGGTGGACGACATCCCGCTGACCTCAAGGGGCAAGGTCGATAAACGCTTGCTGCTGGAGCGGGCTCAGGCGTATCAGGCACAGCTCGTTGCCACCTCTCGGGAGGCGGGGCAATGA
- a CDS encoding LexA family protein, giving the protein MDKWIELVKAKMSELNVTQVELGERVGMSQGGIGHWLNKRREPGITQMNRVLKALGMEYLEVAVVIREPQIDADDEMPLAQKYNPYFRYPVSEWNAPIEARESQPAYSSAKDKRRFELTDYHARGPAFWLTVTGNAMTAPTGQSIGEGMMILVDPALEAEPGKLVIAQWPDSDEAIFRKLIEEGGQRYLAPLNPTWPKALLTDECRIIGVVVQATAKY; this is encoded by the coding sequence ATGGATAAATGGATTGAGTTGGTCAAGGCCAAAATGAGTGAACTCAACGTCACTCAAGTCGAGCTCGGCGAGCGTGTCGGCATGTCTCAGGGTGGCATCGGCCATTGGCTGAACAAGCGTCGCGAGCCCGGCATCACGCAGATGAACCGCGTGCTGAAAGCGTTGGGTATGGAGTATCTCGAAGTCGCGGTGGTGATTCGTGAACCGCAGATCGATGCGGACGACGAAATGCCTCTGGCACAGAAGTACAACCCTTACTTTCGCTACCCGGTCAGCGAGTGGAATGCGCCGATCGAGGCCCGTGAAAGCCAGCCAGCGTATTCGAGTGCCAAGGACAAGCGACGTTTCGAGCTGACGGATTATCACGCCCGTGGCCCGGCGTTCTGGCTCACGGTGACGGGTAATGCGATGACCGCGCCGACCGGGCAGAGCATCGGCGAGGGGATGATGATTCTGGTGGATCCGGCGCTGGAAGCCGAGCCCGGAAAACTGGTGATCGCCCAGTGGCCGGACAGCGACGAGGCCATTTTCCGCAAACTGATCGAAGAGGGCGGCCAGCGTTACCTGGCGCCGCTCAATCCGACCTGGCCGAAAGCCTTGTTGACCGACGAGTGCCGAATTATCGGTGTCGTGGTTCAGGCAACCGCCAAATACTAG
- a CDS encoding M14 family metallopeptidase, translating into MTVAKSSFDISANFDSGNIQVIDISNPLNPVLAIRPDTRSGHFQWFHFKASGLHVHQEHWFRLVNASQSSYNKAWTGYQAVASYDHVNWFRIPTQFEGDSLRFCLEAEQTHAWFAYFEPYSRGRHDWLIEQALTKAGTELLATGKSVEGRDIQLLRKGTGAEGRRKIWIIAQQHPGEHMAEWFMEGVIERLEHHDDPVLNKLLASADLYLVPNMNPDGAFHGHLRTNAMGQDLNRAWQNASQEVSPEVLFVQQQMEKYGVDLFLDVHGDEEIPHVFTAGCEGNPGYTPRIEKLEEHFRSHLKHTTKDFQTKYGYTRDEPGQANMTLACNSVGQKFDCLSLTLEMPFKDHDDAPNPLTGWSGKRSKQLGKDVLTTIADMVDTLR; encoded by the coding sequence ATGACCGTGGCCAAATCTTCGTTCGACATCAGCGCCAACTTCGACAGCGGCAACATCCAAGTCATCGACATCAGCAACCCGCTCAACCCGGTTCTGGCAATTCGGCCAGATACCCGCAGCGGCCATTTCCAGTGGTTCCACTTCAAGGCCAGCGGCCTGCACGTTCATCAGGAACACTGGTTTCGTCTGGTCAACGCCAGTCAGTCCTCGTACAACAAGGCCTGGACCGGCTATCAGGCGGTCGCTTCCTACGATCACGTCAACTGGTTCCGTATTCCAACCCAATTCGAAGGCGACAGCCTGCGCTTCTGCCTCGAAGCCGAGCAGACGCACGCCTGGTTCGCCTACTTCGAACCTTACAGCCGCGGCCGTCACGACTGGCTGATCGAGCAAGCGCTGACCAAGGCCGGCACCGAACTGCTGGCCACCGGCAAAAGCGTCGAAGGCCGCGACATCCAGCTGCTACGCAAAGGCACTGGCGCCGAAGGTCGCCGCAAGATCTGGATCATCGCCCAGCAGCATCCCGGCGAGCACATGGCCGAGTGGTTCATGGAAGGCGTGATCGAACGCCTGGAACATCATGACGATCCAGTGCTGAACAAACTGCTAGCCAGCGCCGATTTGTACCTGGTGCCGAACATGAACCCGGACGGTGCCTTCCACGGTCACCTGCGCACCAACGCCATGGGTCAGGATCTGAACCGCGCCTGGCAGAACGCCAGTCAGGAAGTCAGCCCGGAAGTGCTTTTCGTACAGCAGCAGATGGAAAAGTACGGCGTCGATCTGTTCCTCGACGTACACGGCGACGAAGAAATTCCCCACGTGTTCACCGCCGGCTGCGAAGGCAATCCGGGTTACACCCCGCGAATCGAGAAGCTCGAAGAACACTTCCGCAGCCACCTGAAACACACCACCAAAGACTTCCAGACCAAGTACGGGTACACCCGCGACGAACCGGGTCAGGCCAACATGACCCTGGCCTGCAACAGCGTTGGCCAGAAGTTCGACTGCCTGTCGCTGACCCTGGAGATGCCATTCAAGGATCACGATGACGCGCCGAACCCGCTCACCGGCTGGTCGGGCAAGCGCTCCAAACAACTGGGCAAGGACGTGCTGACCACCATCGCGGACATGGTCGACACCCTGCGCTGA
- a CDS encoding cytochrome b, translating into MSTQPTHFNPLARLLHWLMALMIIAMLFIGAGMVTSVSARHEWLINLHKPLGIAILALVIVRILVRLGTRQPPLPADLPGWQVMAAKASHLLLYALMLVLPLLGWAMISAAGDPVMLGTSLQLPSIVPADAQVFALLRKAHGYLAYLLFLTVLLHLAAALFHGWVRRDEVLDSMLRGRNRG; encoded by the coding sequence ATGAGCACGCAACCGACTCATTTCAATCCGCTGGCGCGGTTGCTGCACTGGTTGATGGCGTTGATGATCATCGCAATGTTGTTCATCGGCGCCGGTATGGTGACCTCGGTGTCGGCGCGGCATGAATGGTTGATCAACCTGCATAAACCGTTGGGCATCGCGATACTCGCTTTGGTGATCGTGCGCATTCTGGTGCGACTGGGCACCCGTCAGCCGCCGCTGCCGGCGGATCTGCCGGGCTGGCAGGTGATGGCGGCCAAGGCCTCTCATCTGTTGTTGTATGCGCTGATGCTGGTGTTGCCGTTGCTGGGCTGGGCGATGATCAGCGCGGCGGGGGATCCGGTGATGCTCGGCACATCCCTGCAATTGCCGTCGATCGTGCCGGCGGATGCGCAGGTGTTTGCGTTGCTGCGCAAGGCTCACGGGTATCTGGCGTATCTGTTGTTCCTGACCGTGCTGCTGCACCTGGCGGCGGCGCTGTTCCATGGCTGGGTGCGCCGCGACGAGGTGCTCGACAGCATGCTGCGGGGACGCAATCGCGGTTGA
- a CDS encoding anti-sigma factor family protein: MISLPPNERDLHAYVDHQLSEADRHVLDTWLASHPDEAAQVRAWQQDAQHLRAALGGALQQPANPDLDPSLIRQRLKRQSRRQWASAAVLLIAVSLGGVGGWKARDMTVFHPPAPMTDALQAYRLIAQQGLLPADYKVDGDGDIQRWLDRYFTQANRLPDLSRAGFSPVSGRLLSTDEGPAAMVMYEDRSGHKVSFYVRPPGPKNTFLPRGSRQDGDLQAEYWSGKGYNYAMVSPTDTPAAKMLKQSLSF; the protein is encoded by the coding sequence ATGATCAGTCTGCCCCCCAACGAACGTGACCTGCACGCCTACGTCGATCACCAGCTCAGCGAGGCCGACCGGCATGTGCTGGACACCTGGCTCGCCAGTCATCCCGACGAGGCGGCGCAGGTTCGCGCCTGGCAACAGGACGCCCAGCACCTGCGCGCCGCCCTCGGCGGTGCCCTGCAACAACCGGCCAATCCGGACCTCGATCCGTCGCTGATCCGTCAGCGGCTCAAGCGCCAGTCGCGCCGTCAATGGGCCAGCGCGGCGGTGCTGCTGATTGCCGTCAGCCTCGGCGGTGTCGGAGGCTGGAAGGCCCGGGACATGACCGTGTTTCATCCCCCGGCACCGATGACGGATGCCTTGCAGGCGTACCGCTTGATCGCCCAGCAAGGGCTTCTGCCGGCGGACTACAAGGTCGATGGCGACGGCGATATCCAGCGCTGGCTCGACCGTTATTTCACTCAGGCCAATCGCCTGCCGGACCTGAGCCGGGCCGGATTTTCACCGGTCAGCGGCCGTCTGCTGAGCACCGATGAAGGTCCGGCGGCGATGGTGATGTATGAAGACCGGAGCGGGCACAAGGTCAGTTTCTATGTACGCCCACCGGGACCGAAGAATACCTTTCTGCCCCGGGGCAGCCGTCAGGACGGGGATCTGCAGGCCGAATACTGGTCCGGCAAGGGTTACAACTACGCGATGGTCAGCCCGACCGATACCCCGGCGGCGAAAATGCTCAAGCAATCCTTGAGCTTCTAG
- a CDS encoding enoyl-CoA hydratase-related protein: MNLLIERHGPVVLIRLNRPQARNALDTSLMHELLGTLQPLDNEPGVGCFLITGTQDYFAAGADIKEMYEKSCREMIEEDHFAGWDAFAALRTPKIAAVAGFAFGGGCELAMMCDVIVAAESAKFALPEITLGVMPGMGGTQRLTRLIGRAKAMDMILTGRTLSAREAEQAGLASRVTEDDHLLKQAMDIAQRIGGFPRTATRAAREAVDRASESGLREGILFERRSFHGLFATPGQKEGMQAFLEKREPRFDQI; this comes from the coding sequence ATGAACCTATTGATTGAACGACACGGGCCCGTGGTACTGATCCGCCTCAACCGCCCGCAGGCGCGGAATGCGCTCGACACATCACTGATGCACGAATTGCTGGGGACCTTGCAACCGCTGGACAACGAACCGGGTGTCGGATGTTTCCTCATTACCGGTACACAGGATTATTTTGCTGCCGGCGCCGACATCAAGGAGATGTACGAAAAGTCCTGCAGGGAAATGATCGAGGAAGATCATTTCGCCGGATGGGATGCGTTTGCCGCTCTGCGCACGCCAAAAATCGCGGCGGTGGCGGGCTTCGCGTTCGGTGGGGGCTGCGAATTGGCAATGATGTGCGACGTGATTGTGGCGGCCGAGTCCGCGAAGTTCGCATTGCCGGAAATCACTCTGGGGGTGATGCCCGGCATGGGCGGTACGCAACGCCTGACCCGGTTGATTGGCCGCGCCAAAGCCATGGACATGATACTGACCGGTCGCACACTGTCCGCCCGTGAGGCCGAACAGGCGGGATTGGCGTCGCGGGTGACAGAGGACGATCACTTGTTGAAGCAGGCCATGGACATTGCACAGCGCATCGGCGGATTTCCCCGTACGGCGACACGGGCTGCCCGGGAAGCTGTAGACCGGGCATCCGAGTCGGGACTGCGCGAAGGCATTCTGTTTGAACGACGCTCGTTTCACGGCCTGTTCGCAACACCTGGACAGAAGGAGGGCATGCAGGCGTTTCTGGAAAAACGCGAGCCGCGTTTCGATCAGATTTAG
- a CDS encoding MFS transporter yields MNTATLDKSVVLLFSIACGLAVGNVYYAQPLLDAMADAFGLSPGSIGIVMTLTQVGYGLGLLLLVPLGDLLNRRRLIVTQTLLSAAALLMIALASNSVWLLIGVTLTGLLAVVTQVLVAYAATLAVPAQRGKVVGVITSGIVVGILLARTVAGGMADLAGWRSIYLLSAGLTLVMATLLFRVLPKDEEARPSTHYVALIASVFSLFREEPVLRQRAILALLTFASAMVLWTPMVLPLAAPPLSLSHSEIGLFGLAGAAGALAAARAGHLADRGLGQWVSGLSLLLMLGSWLPIALTQSSLWALLLGVITLDLGLQAVHVTSQSMIYSVRPQAQSRLTAGYMLFYSMGSALGSIASTAMYAWAGWPGVCGLGAAINMVALLYWWRTLATRKHGEAACALATSD; encoded by the coding sequence ATGAACACTGCAACACTCGATAAAAGTGTCGTGCTGCTTTTCTCCATCGCTTGCGGCCTCGCGGTGGGCAACGTGTATTACGCCCAGCCGCTGCTGGATGCGATGGCCGACGCCTTCGGTCTGTCGCCGGGCAGCATCGGCATCGTCATGACGTTGACTCAGGTCGGTTACGGCCTTGGGCTGTTGTTGCTCGTGCCCCTTGGCGACCTGCTCAACCGCCGGCGGCTGATCGTCACGCAAACGCTGTTGTCCGCCGCTGCCTTGCTGATGATCGCCTTGGCATCGAACAGCGTCTGGCTACTGATCGGCGTCACCCTGACCGGTTTGCTTGCCGTGGTGACTCAGGTGCTGGTCGCCTACGCCGCGACTCTGGCCGTCCCGGCGCAACGCGGAAAGGTTGTGGGCGTGATCACCAGCGGCATCGTCGTCGGCATCCTGCTTGCGCGCACGGTGGCGGGCGGCATGGCTGATCTGGCCGGCTGGCGCTCGATCTATCTGCTGTCGGCGGGATTGACGCTGGTGATGGCCACGCTGCTGTTTCGGGTGTTGCCCAAAGATGAAGAAGCACGGCCATCCACGCATTACGTGGCATTGATCGCCTCAGTATTCAGCCTGTTTCGTGAAGAACCGGTGCTGCGCCAACGTGCGATCCTCGCGCTGCTGACTTTCGCCAGCGCCATGGTGCTGTGGACGCCGATGGTGTTGCCGCTGGCCGCCCCGCCGCTGTCGCTTTCCCACAGTGAAATCGGATTGTTCGGACTCGCCGGCGCGGCGGGTGCACTCGCCGCCGCCAGAGCCGGACACCTGGCGGATCGAGGGTTGGGGCAATGGGTAAGCGGTCTGTCGCTGCTGCTGATGCTCGGTTCGTGGTTGCCGATCGCACTGACCCAGTCTTCGTTGTGGGCGTTGCTGCTTGGCGTCATCACCCTGGATCTGGGCTTGCAGGCCGTGCACGTCACCAGTCAGAGCATGATCTACAGCGTCCGCCCGCAGGCGCAGAGCCGACTGACTGCCGGCTACATGCTGTTTTATTCAATGGGCAGCGCCTTGGGCTCAATCGCCTCGACGGCCATGTACGCCTGGGCAGGATGGCCGGGCGTCTGCGGGTTGGGAGCCGCAATCAATATGGTCGCGTTGCTGTACTGGTGGCGAACGCTGGCCACCCGGAAACATGGCGAGGCGGCTTGCGCCCTCGCCACGTCGGACTGA
- a CDS encoding RNA polymerase sigma factor, with the protein MNKLDEQLRDLIPRLRRFALSLTRNSSSADDLVQASLERALSGWGDKRADGDLRAWLFSILYRQFLDAHRRSRRYARMLEFFTGRDDAEPSVERTVIAQSTLQAFDRLPTEQRALLLMVSVEGLTYKEVAEILDVPTGTVMSRLSRARQALRQLSDGEISSPSLRILK; encoded by the coding sequence ATGAATAAACTCGACGAGCAATTACGCGATCTGATCCCCAGATTGCGCCGCTTCGCGCTGTCGTTGACACGCAACAGCAGCAGCGCCGACGACCTGGTGCAAGCCAGCCTCGAGCGGGCGCTGTCGGGTTGGGGCGACAAACGCGCCGACGGCGATCTGCGAGCCTGGCTGTTTTCGATCCTGTACCGGCAATTCCTCGATGCGCATCGGCGTTCGCGGCGATATGCGCGGATGCTCGAATTCTTCACCGGCCGCGATGACGCCGAGCCCTCGGTGGAACGCACGGTCATTGCCCAATCGACCTTGCAGGCCTTCGACCGACTGCCCACCGAACAGCGCGCCCTGCTGCTGATGGTGTCGGTGGAAGGCCTGACTTATAAGGAGGTCGCCGAGATTCTCGACGTCCCCACCGGCACCGTGATGTCGCGCCTGTCCCGTGCTCGCCAGGCCCTGCGCCAGCTCAGCGACGGGGAAATCAGCAGCCCTTCCTTGCGGATACTCAAATGA
- a CDS encoding spore coat U domain-containing protein, with amino-acid sequence MTRARLVLWLLLLLPGLAQALCSVVTTTPAGFGNISSIAVRTASQPSSTLNGGLSCTGSLLSLLTNNDHFWATVTSTQSGLLGPSGDVIGYTIYANNSTSYPLTRGTAYDFARNGIIDALGLLGGTVPKTVPLYFGTTIGSNVAAGVYTETLSIFWNWNYCSGIGAGGLCLGRDINNGTTTLTVNLTVANDCTITAPNIAFGSAPVVSAFTPVTGQTINLACTKGSAYTVGLNDGQNALSVGGRRRMISGSNYLAYDIFKSAGTTRWGSVGAARRASSDAEVNPGNGLGTGSQIFNYNAKIYTDQTTPPAGTYLDNVVLDVGF; translated from the coding sequence ATGACCCGGGCGCGGCTTGTTCTGTGGCTGTTGTTGCTGCTGCCGGGGTTGGCGCAGGCGCTGTGTTCGGTGGTCACCACCACACCCGCCGGGTTCGGCAACATCAGTTCGATCGCCGTGCGCACTGCCTCTCAACCCAGTTCCACTCTGAATGGAGGCTTGAGTTGCACCGGTTCGCTGTTGTCGCTGTTGACCAACAATGACCATTTCTGGGCCACCGTCACCTCGACCCAGAGTGGTTTGCTCGGGCCCAGCGGTGACGTGATCGGTTACACGATCTACGCCAACAACAGCACCAGTTACCCGCTGACGCGTGGCACCGCCTATGACTTCGCCCGCAATGGCATCATCGATGCCCTTGGCTTGCTGGGCGGTACGGTGCCGAAGACCGTTCCGCTCTATTTCGGTACCACCATCGGCAGCAATGTGGCGGCGGGGGTGTATACCGAGACCCTGAGCATTTTCTGGAACTGGAATTATTGTTCGGGCATCGGTGCGGGCGGGCTGTGCCTGGGCCGCGACATCAACAACGGCACGACGACGCTGACGGTCAACCTGACGGTGGCCAACGATTGCACCATCACCGCGCCGAACATCGCTTTCGGCAGCGCGCCGGTGGTCAGTGCATTCACCCCGGTGACCGGGCAGACCATCAACCTCGCCTGCACCAAGGGCAGTGCCTACACGGTGGGTCTGAACGACGGGCAAAATGCACTGAGTGTCGGCGGACGACGGCGGATGATTTCCGGCAGCAACTATCTGGCCTACGACATTTTCAAAAGTGCCGGCACCACCCGTTGGGGCAGTGTCGGCGCGGCTCGCCGCGCCAGCAGCGATGCCGAGGTCAATCCCGGCAACGGCCTGGGCACCGGCAGTCAGATCTTCAATTACAACGCGAAAATCTACACCGACCAGACCACACCGCCAGCCGGAACCTATCTGGACAATGTGGTGCTGGATGTGGGGTTTTGA
- a CDS encoding DUF6124 family protein, whose translation MNIPSKDLPDLQMDTTFTSPQGCAAAQRALDYYLKPAVSEPEVDERFFGVNSNLSGEESLVHASDLLRCAAATAFKAADSLQGVNRDLAFSVVHMVDMARAMVDHSLDGAVR comes from the coding sequence ATGAATATCCCCAGCAAAGACTTGCCCGACCTGCAAATGGACACCACCTTTACGTCTCCGCAAGGGTGCGCCGCTGCGCAACGGGCGTTGGACTATTACTTGAAACCAGCTGTGTCAGAACCGGAAGTGGATGAGCGCTTTTTCGGCGTGAACAGCAACCTGAGTGGCGAAGAATCCCTGGTCCACGCCTCCGACCTGCTCCGTTGTGCAGCAGCGACGGCGTTCAAGGCTGCGGACAGCTTGCAGGGCGTCAATCGGGATCTGGCGTTTTCGGTCGTGCACATGGTGGACATGGCGCGGGCGATGGTTGATCACTCGCTTGATGGCGCAGTGCGCTGA